Proteins encoded in a region of the Augochlora pura isolate Apur16 chromosome 4, APUR_v2.2.1, whole genome shotgun sequence genome:
- the Ampkalpha gene encoding AMP-activated protein kinase alpha subunit yields the protein MSEKIPSNQPQPIVKIGHYTLGQTLGVGTFGKVKIGEHVLTKHKVAVKILNRQKIKSLDVVGKIRREIQNLKLFRHPHIIKLYQVISTPTDIFMIMEYVSGGELFDYIVKHGKLKEYEARRFFQQIISGVDYCHRHMIVHRDLKPENLLLDQNLHVKIADFGLSNMMMDGEFLRTSCGSPNYAAPEVISGKLYAGPEVDIWSCGIILYALLCGTLPFDDEHVPTLFRKIKSGVFPIPEYLNKSVVNLLCHMLQVDPMKRATIEDIKKHEWFQKDLPTYLFPSPVEQDSSVINIDAVNEVCDKFNVKEAEVHSALLGGDPHDQLAIAYHLIIDNKLIADEAAKAELKDFYVASSPPPVAFSPNDSNNSPLRPHPERIAPLRERQSSQGSTSSQTQGNRGTPVKRAKWHLGIRSQSKPNDIMNEVYRAMKALNFEWKIINAYSVRVRQRNKITDRYSKMSLQLYQVDSKSFLLDFKSLSSEEGEEIGRDPTLPPPQMTGHHTMEFFEMCAALITQLAR from the exons ATGTCTGAAAAGATTCCATCTAATCAGCCACAACCTATTGTTAAGATAGGTCATTATACGCTCGGACAAACTTTAGGTGTTGGAACGTTTGGTAAAGTAAAAA TTGGAGAACATGTTTTGACAAAACATAAAGTTGCTGTAAAAATACTGAATCGTCAAAAAATCAAAAGCCTCGATGTGGTGGGAAAAATTAGAagagaaatacaaaatttgaaactTTTTAGACATCCTCACATCATTAAATT atATCAAGTCATAAGCACACCTAcagatatatttatgataatggAATATGTGTCTGGTGGTGAACTATTCGACTATATCGTGAAACATGGGAAACTTAAAGAATATGAGGCACGAAGATTTTTTCAGCAGATCATTTCAGGAGTTGATTACTGTCATAGGCACATGATAGTTCACCGTGACCTAAAACCTGAAAATCTTCTTTTAGATCAGAATCTACATGTAAAAATAGCAGATTTCG GTTTATCAAACATGATGATGGATGGAGAGTTTTTGCGTACTTCCTGCGGTTCTCCAAACTATGCGGCACCGGAAGTAATTTCAGGAAAGCTTTATGCTGGTCCTGAAGTCGATATCTGGTCTTGcggaattatattatatgcgCTGCTTTGCGGTACATTACCATTCGATGATGAACACGTACCAACActttttcgtaaaattaaat CTGGCGTTTTTCCTATTCCGGAGTACCTGAATAAATCTGTTGTAAATCTTTTGTGTCACATGTTACAAGTGGATCCTATGAAAAGGGCAACCATAGAAGATatcaa AAAGCATGAATGGTTCCAAAAGGACTTGCCCACGTATCTGTTTCCATCACCTGTTGAACAGGACTcttctgtaattaatatagatgCGGTAAACGAAGTTTGTGACAAATTTAATGTAAAGGAAGCTGAAGTTCACTCAGCATTATTAGGTGGAGATCCGCACGATCAACTAGCAATTGCCTACCATTTGATAAtagacaataaattaatcgccGACGAGGCTGCTAAAGCGGAATTAAAAGATTTCTATGTGGCTTCTAGCCCGCCCCCTGTAGCTTTTAGTCCCAATGATTCCAACAACAGCCCTCTGAGACCGCATCCGGAAAGAATAGCAC cATTGCGAGAACGACAAAGTTCTCAAGGAAGTACGTCATCGCAAACGCAAGGTAATCGTGGCACTCCCGTAAAGCGGGCTAAATGGCACTTGGGAATTCGCTCACAGTCAAAACCTAACGACATTATGAACGAAGTTTATCGAGCTATGAAAGCTCTCAACTTT GAATGGAAGATCATAAATGCGTACAGCGTTCGTGTGCGTCAAAGAAATAAGATAACTGATAGATATAGCAAAATGTCGTTGCAACTTTATCAAGTTGATAGTAAAAGTTTTTTGTTAGACTTCAAATCCTTGTCCAgcgaagaaggagaagaaataGGACGCG atCCGACACTTCCACCGCCGCAAATGACGGGTCATCACACAATGGAATTCTTTGAGATGTGTGCAGCATTAATCACACAATTGGCCCGATGA